One window of the Cryptomeria japonica chromosome 7, Sugi_1.0, whole genome shotgun sequence genome contains the following:
- the LOC131856820 gene encoding uncharacterized protein LOC131856820, translating to MAERLNKLLPKLISEHQNSFTPGREIADSIILVSEVIHTMHKEKMSGIAVKLDVEKAYDHVIWSFLVCVLDRLGFPSAWIECIKQCISTVKFSILVNGNVCGFFPATNGLRQGGPLSPSLFVLMNEVLGKLIQKRHVRGVWKGIRVHEQLDAITHSQLADDTMVFGEATLTEAKTIMETLHLYSESSGQIMNKEKSQLFIFNTNKQTQSRISRLMGIKVAELPLNMSCFKLPAAAGKKLDNLLRKFVWDNAKDTNRIPLISWDTMCLQKESGGVGLQNIALDAKLTWKMYREPQKLWCSIFRRKFLDSNEPSRILTIANSIKDSATWNFLWDYRYIITDHISWQIGNGQSTKFRYDSWNGEMAICDLIKDPTWIQMVESQLGSFVNNYFEEDLPNTSHRRWKRVNLGSSDSNDCIFWCGSKTGEYKVNL from the exons ATGGCAGAAAGACTGAATAAACTACTTCCTAAGTTAATATCAGAACATCAGAACAGCTTCACCCCTGGCAGAGAAATCGCGGACAGCATCATACTTGTATCAGAAGTAATTCACACAATGCACAAAGAAAAAATGAGTGGTATAGCTGTCAAATTAGATGTAGAAAAGGCTTATGATCATGTAATATGGAGTTTTCTTGTTTGTGTGTTGGATCGTTTAGGATTTCCCTCCGCTTGGATTGAATGTATCAAACAATGCATATCTACGGTCAAATTCTCAATACTGGTAAATGGAAATGTTTGTGGATTCTTCCCGGCTACGAATGGATTACGACAGGGCGGCCCTTTGTCTCCATCTCTATTTGTATTAATGAATGAAGTACTCGGGAAACTTATACAAAAGAGGCATGTGAGGGGCGTTTGGAAGGGAATTCGAGTGCATGAACAGCTAGATGCTATTACCCACTCACAATTAGCAGATGATACTATGGTCTTCGGAGAAGCTACCTTGACTGAAGCTAAAACTATTATGGAAACTCTTCATCTCTATTCGGAAAGTTCAGGGCAGATTATGAACAAAGAGAAATCTCAGCTCTTCATTTTCAACACAAACAAGCAGACCCAATCAAGAATATCCCGGTTAATGGGAATTAAAGTTGCGGAGCTTCCATtaaa CATGTCTTGCTTCAAACTACCTGCGGCTGCTGGGAAAAAGCTGGATAATCTATTGAGGAAATTTGTATGGGACAATGCAAAAGATACCAATAGAATTCCACTTATCAGTTGGGATACAATGTGTCTCCAAAAGGAATCGGGCGGTGTTGGGCTACAAAACATTGCGCTTGATGCCAAGCTAACCTGGAAGATGTATCGGGAACCCCAAAAGTTATGGTGCTCAATATTCAGGAGGAAATTTTTGGATTCTAACGAGCCTAGCAGAATTCTGACTATTGCAAACTCGATCAAGGACTCAGCCACCTGGAATTTCTTGTGGGACTATAGATATATAATAACAGATCATATCTCATGGCAAATAGGAAATGGGCAATCAACAAAATTCAGGTACGATTCATGGAATGGGGAGATGGCAATTTGTGACTTAATTAAAGATCCGACATGGATACAAATGGTTGAATCCCAATTGGGATCGTTTGTAAATAACTATTTTGAGGAAGATTTGCCTAACACGTCACACAGAAGATGGAAGCGGGTGAACTTGGGGAGCTCAGACTCAAATGATTGCATCTTTTGGTGCGGGTCTAAAACTGGAGAATATAAAGTCAACTTGTGA